A window of Ictalurus punctatus breed USDA103 chromosome 21, Coco_2.0, whole genome shotgun sequence genomic DNA:
GGTCACGCCCACTCCGCCCAGAGGAAGGTTGCGGAGGACGGCGAGAGTCGTGAGGAGTCCCTCATCCTGGAGTCGGCATCTAAGGAGGCGTATTACGAGCAGAGGGTGCAGGAGCTGCAGGCCGAGCTGAGGCAGGCCAAAACTGCGCTCGCCAGCACGCAGAGCGAGAACGAGCGTCTGAGTAGCCTCGCGCTCGAGATCAGGGAGGTGGGTGAGTCGTAACAAGCGTGATAACGCACGTGCTGACCATAAATCGAATATCTTAGGTCACGCATGCTTCCTGTAATACTATCATTATACCATCCATAACTCTCTCTCAGAATGCTGAGCTGCTGGAGCTGCAGCGCACTCGCCTGCGTGACGACATCCGAGAATATAAAGTCAGAGAGTCTCGTCTGCTGCAGGACTACAGCGAGCTGGAGGAGGAGAACATCGGCCTGCAGAAACAAGTGTCCACGCTCAAACAGGGCCAGGTGAGACAGTAACAGTAAGCGTAACAGAAAAGTGTAAAGATTTGACACAGAAATCGTTCTTATGTCCGTCCCGTCCCCCACACTGTGTGCCCACGTGCTTACTTCCTGTTGTGAGTGCAGGTGGAGTTCGAGGGTCTAAAACACGAGATCAGGAGGCTGGAGGAGGAGACGCAGTACCTGAACAGCCAGCTGGAGGAAGCCGTGCGGCTGCGTGAGATCGGTGAGCGTCAGCTGAGCGAGGCTCTGGAGACGGTGAAGAGCGAGCGGGAGCAGAAGGCGGCGCTGCGCAAAGAGCTCACGCATCACATGACCCTGGGAGACTCTCTCTTCGGCGGCTCGCTGGACGGACTCAGACTGGGCGATTCGAGCGAGCCCGACAACGACGAGGCCATGCGCGCCCTCGAGAACGGGCTCGCGAAGATGTCCGACGACAACGAGGACGCCGATAACATTTCGTCCATGCCGAAGAAGAGCCTGGTGGACGATCTGCTGAGCGAACTGAACATCTGCGAGATCCAGAAGCTCAAACAGCAGCTGCACCAGGTGGGTTCGCTCACGTGGAAAACGCTCAACGCTTCGTCCTCTTGTCTGTCactcatactgtatgttttttttcttctctctgtctcaggtGGAGCGAGAGAAGGTGGCGCTGCTCTCCTCCCTCCAGGAGTCTCAGAAGCAGTTAGCGCAGACGCGTGGAGCATTAGCGCGCCTGAGCGATGACTTTGGAGCCGCGCGACGTGTCCAGGTCGCAAAGGACAGCGAGAAAGGGAAGGACAGTGGCGAGGACGGAGACGTGGACTATTATGAGCTGGACATTCACGGCCCTGAGATCCTGCGCTGCAAATACGAGGCGTCAGTGGCTGAGGCTGGAGAGCTGAGGGAGGAGCTTAAGTTGGTGAAGGCGGAGCTTGAGGAGGTGAGGCGGAGTTTGTGTAGACGACAGTGTTAAGTAAAAGAAATGGTGATGCTCATCTTTGTTAGTGTCCTAATGATGACACGTTTCGATTTCGAATCAGATTAGGGCATCGCATGAGGAGGTGCGGGCACGGCTGGAGAGCCAGGTGCGTGACCTCTCGTCTCAGGTGTGTTCACTGGAGAGCGATGGGCGAGCGGAGCGGGCACAGCTGGCACGGCTGCAGCGGGAGTTGGACGAGGTGAACACGGCCGCAGGCGAGACCCGGAGGACCCTCGGTGTGGCACAGGACGAGCTGGCGTCGTTCAGCGAGGAGCTGGCTAACCTCTACCATCACGTCTGTGTGTGCAACAACGAGACGCCCAGCCGCGTCACGCTCGACTTCTACAGAGAAGGGAAAGACAGCAAAGACAGGAAGGAAGGCGAAGAGGAGAAAACGGACAACGAGAGCTCGGCGAGAGACGCGAGGAAAGAGCCGATGGACGTGTGTGTCCTGGCGGCGATGATTCGGGAGCAGATGCGGCACCTGCAGCAGGCCGTGGAGCGAGGCACACAGCTGGCGAGGCAGAGGCTGGCACCACTGGAGCTCGCAACCGTGCCTGATATAGAGCAGGCGGCCTGCATGGAGGAGATCTTCAAACTCAGGTCACTGCTGAGCACCAAACGGGAGCAAATCGCCACGCTCAGGGCCGTGCTCAAGGCCAACAAACAGGTGACGAGTCAGGACGCGTCGAGTCCGGGAATTTTTCACTAGTAAAACAACGCATTATTGATATCGTGCATCGTTaacaaagttattattatacGCAGTGTAGCATCATACCACAGCGGTCgctgtagtgtgttatatatgatGATCTTTTccgtattattatttgtatattaaaGCTGATGTAAGCGCTTGTATATGTTGCAGACGGCCGAGGTCGCTCTCGCCAACCTGAAGAGTAAGTACGCTAACGAGAAGACCATCGTCACGGAGACCATGCAGAAGCTCAGGAACGAGCTGAAGGCTCTGAAAGAGGACGCGGCTACGTTCTCCTCCCTCAGAGCCATGTTCGCCACCAGGTACgtgcaacaacacacacacacacacaccaaagcaTTAGATTAGACTAACACACTAAAAGGAAAGATTTGACCAAAAAGCCAAACGTACACAAGGTTCGTTTTGCCCCGGAGACGTTCAGATGTCTGGAATTCGCTTCCTTTATTTTGCACTGGAGCGACgtggctaatgtagctaacgaTTATTGAAAGGTTATAGCTAGCAGTTTAGCATTGTGCATACAGCATGTCTGATTTATTACACAGTCAAATAAATACTGAAGCATCAGTTGGCTCAGTAACACCAAATGATTTGTACGCGAGAAAGTTTGTAaaataacaccaaaaaaaaagtatccGTTTGAATAATATCTGAACCGACCGTGAACTGTATTGTCACGTGAATGACTCGAAACCTTCCAGatttaggccacgcctcctttctGAGACCGTGTGCCGGGAAAGGAAGTGATGGAGCTCGGATTGTTTGTAGAgaacctctctcactctcactctctctctgtaactGTGTTTGTAGATGTGACGAGTACGTGATCCAGCTGGACGACATGCAGAGGCAGCTGGCGGCCGCTGAGGACGAGAAGAAGACGCTGAACTCGTTGCTGCGCATGGCCATCCAGCAGAAACTGGCGCTCACGCAGCGCCTCGAGGACCTCGAGTTCCACAACGAACAGGAGCGCAGGGGAAGCGCCGCCGCCACCACCGCCGCCACCGCCGCCTCGGCCCGCGCCAAAGGGCCCTTCTCTAAGAGAATGAACCTGCACGTAAGTCCCACTCCGTCCCTCACGGCATTGTGGGTAGTCATGTGATGTTCTGCATCTGAACCACTTCACTGCTGACCCCTCCTCTCATCCCTGACACCAACtaaccttcatcttcatcatcaccgtGTCTCTCTGGCTAACACTAACACTGCTGCGGCTCGCTCTGCGTCTGATGCTGCGATGAACTTCGTGTCTCGCGCTGTTTTATTAACTGTGTTTTAATCATCATGAGCTTTCAGAGTCCAGCTTTTTAACGTCGCTTTTAAACTCCGATTGGTGATGAGCGACGTTGTTATGTTGGGAACACGACGTGTTCTGCACGTCGTGATTCAAAACAGCGCGCTTCAGCTAACTTGTGCCGAAGTTGACTTGTGTGCATGCTGTTAGCAAAATGTCCGCCGTGTGTGTGCTTTCCTTGTGAAAGgttatattgttaaatataatataatgtaatatacaaTAATAGAATCGAATGAATTGAGTGTTAATATGATGTGTTGATGTTAATATGATGATTCTAatgatgatgtatttttaatgtgtttcacaGTAATTGTAGTTGCCAAGGAGAATTTCCCTCAAAGTGGCTTAATCCCTGACTGCAGACGTcctgctttacacacacacacacacacacacacacaatatggcGCCCCTATTcgttttttatgtttttctgtttaatttaattcacaCCTTTGACACATTTTGTAACACGTTTCTATGTATTTCAGGTCATGTGACGCCTTATTTGACAGTTTTACGAAAGCACGTATGTATTTCAGGTCCACGAACATCGGTTTATAATTAAGGAGCATCGTTTTACAGTCGTTCTGCCTTTTagtcttaatttattttttaataaactgaatATGCAGAACGTCCTGCAGTGGGGGAGATAAACACGTGTGATGACGTGGAAAGACTGACGGTTTTCCATGGGAGAttgagctgtttttttgttttgtttcgttttttttcttaaaccaCATTTTTTCAGTAGGATGTGATGTCACAACGCAGGACATGTCGACGTGGGTGATGTTGACAAAAGGATTGgtgacttctttttttccttcttaatTTAAAACTAAAAGATGGTTGTGTTCTAGTTACAAAAATCGTCCTAATATCAACaacttaaaaatatttttcacctCCTTTCGTCAGCTACCTCTTTATCGCGTCTTTAATTTGAAGTATTTAACATAAATgataatataaaactttttttgcttGCTGTGTTCAGAAGCAATCCAGggaaaatgaatatataaattgtGTGGATGTCTTACTGTTTAAACGAAACGATGAATAGTACATAGCGTACCAGCATGTCGTTACTTCAGGAGGGTCACAAAAGCGTTGGCTTTAATACACGAGAAACCAAACTGAGACTGACTCGCGTCTCCGCTCCTCATTGTGGCATATCCTTGTTTTAATACTGGTTTGGAGACACCCAAGTCGACCTCCCGTCATCTCGTTTCCTACTGATCATATCCCTGGGACTAATAAAATCACACATATGCCtcaccgtacacacacacacacacgatcggCTCAGATGCTGAAAAGAGGTTTCCATGGAAGCATTTAAAGTGGTTACTGGAGAATGAATGAGCAATGGCATCGTCTACATCacaaagaaagatagaaaggtTCACATATCTGAATTGGCCTGCTCCCCTACACACTCCTGCTGATGTCTGGGAGGCGTTGTGTCTTTCCAAGTGGTGAAGGGAAGTGGACGAGGACGTGTCGAGAGCCGTATTGAAACACGCTGCTTGGTTTAAGATACGGGAGATGTTAAAGTGTTTCCACTTGTGCCTTTAATGAACGACttcttttgctttgttttaaaaCAGCGACATCAGAGCAGCAGTCTCCTCTGTTATTTCGTTTTATATCTGGATCATTTCTAACTTGCTATTAAAGCCCATCAGTGTTTAATACTGCACACAGGGTTGTGCTGTGTCGAGTGTGTTTATTGCTTAAATAGTGTCGCAGTTGTTGTTTTCAGATAACAGGAGTATAAAAATGTTCCTGAAGTCTTTTGAAATATATTTGCTGTGCTTTGTCTGCTATATATTCACTTCCAACAGCTTTTAAGGAAGGATGTGACCATTTTAAACACTAGTCTGTCACGTAGCGAATgacttcatatttatttataaccccTGAGTTCATTCTGGtgctgtgtggatttgtgtgaAGCTCAGTTCTGTcctgagtgtttttattttattttatttcactgtaAAGAATTTTTACTGGGGGTTGGGGGAAACTTATGGTGAATTTTATTGTACAAATCAAGGGAACTTTAGAGACCGCTTGTGACACAGGAGCTTCACCTCTGACGGAATACATTCTCGTTTTGtgaactgtttttgtttcttaGCATCTCTAACAAttacaataatttttttcccattaGCTAATTCGTTACGTTCCCATCTTATGCAACTAAGCGTCACTGATTTTCGGAGGAACTTCCGTTATGTGAGGTCTCCTGCACGAGAATGCCGGTACGTGAAGCCTCTTCGGCACCACTTCCGGTATATGCGGTCATTACTTACAGCCCTTAATATCTCTTTTTGaaaattcttaaataaataacaattacaCAGTTGCTAATAACgtaataattacaaaattataaagttataattCCATACGTTTTACCTGCAAGTGTGAACTTTAGACtcgcaatatatatatatattttttattctctcGCTAACGGCTATCTAGCTTACCCGGAAGTAGCATCCGTGCTCGtgctattataaaaaaaaagtctgcgtTTTGATTGTAATAGTTTTTAAACTAAATTGTATGGTAGAATAGATTAATACACTAACagtgctgcatttttttttaattttttttttaaagcgtgtATGTTACCACTTCCGGATTATGAAGTTTAACGCCCGCCTTTTCCTGCGCGACGTCACTGACCCCGCCCTCTATTTGGAAAGTCATGGGAGTGCCAAAACATAGGGCAGGACAAGGGAATCAAAATGGGAGGTTAGTGTTAAAATGCGCCGTTTTAGCTCAAATTATTACACTTTATGTTATTGTCAGTGATTATTAGAGTATTTAATATAATCCCGTGATACTTAAGTGTTAAAAGTCTGGAAAAAGATTTACAGTAAATTATAACATtagctcgtttttttttttgctaacagACTTTTACGGACGTCTCTACACttttgctaaaataaataaattaatgaaaatgcgattttttttgttaatcagtGACGGAAAAGTCACTGAACTTTCGGTTGGTTTTGTGCAGAAAGGCATCTTTATAATCCACGTAGACAAACCTGAGCTGTCAAAGTTTCTCTTTCAGTCAGAATTAAGTTTAATAAAGGGATTTAATCAcagttatttatatttagacCAACGGAATATCATTTACATCATCGTGATTCATTTTCactaataaactaataaataaatgcttttattCATCTGTTTTGAATCATAATCAAAACAGCCCTCTTGTGGCCAAACGCAGAACTGCATTCTGCTGGATATTCTTACTTACATTAagcttacatttttatttattttctgtttatacatttatatgtatatatatatataatttcctgtaacagcattcCCTGGAGCATTTTATCCCTCTTatacaacaattacaatttcttatttattaatgaacggaTGAATGAATCATATTTTTATCTGTTTCTAGTTGCATTTAATTATACGACTAATCAGAACTACTGAAGTGGTGTCACTGCCTTGACGCGAAAAGATTGACTAAAACAAATCTTTGTATTGAGTGAGTTAGACTTGATCAGATTACTGGAGCGGATGTAAACACACTCACTGTCACAGCTGCTCGTTGGCTCTTTAATCAGCACCGGTAATCTATCAGTACTCAGAGGGCACCTCCTCTCGGCGACCCGCCCGTGATGGCGTCACCGTGAGACTTGAACTCGTCCTTAATCGctcagatgtaaaaaaaaataataatttttttttttttacaaggccACATCCTTCTTTCAGCTAATTGAAggttgttatttgtttgtttttcctctgtGAATGTCAGACAGCTTCCACGAGCAGTTAAAGACAGACAGCTGGTTCCTGAAGTCGGACCGGCGCCTGGACACCGAGCTGGTGGATAAGATCATTCTGCAGCTGAACAGAATCTACCCTCAGATCCTCACTGACAAGGAGGCCACCAAggtgagagtgtgagacaggAAACGTCCGGACACACCAGACAGACGAGTGTCCTGCCTGCACAGCCCAAGGGGGATGAGGATGCCTGCTGAGGGCGTGTCCCTGAGTttacaatatgtgtgtgtgtgtgtgtgtgttgtacagttCCGGGATCTGGACGTACCCACATGTGTGCGACTTGCTGAGCTGCTCACACACCTGCAGGAGAAAGGGGAGGAAGCGTGCAGAGAGTTTTACCGTGCGCTTCACCTGCACGTGGAGGACGTGTACTTCAGCCTCCCTACACGCCTCCGCCGACGCCTGGGTCAGAGAGcctcacagcacacacacacacacacacacacacacaaaaacactcaAACCGTCACTCTCAAACTCACTTTGTTGCCTGATTAGTGAGAGTGAACGCTGGGTAAACGCTCCAGACGTAAACATGACACCGCAAGATGGTGAACAGTCCGATAACAAACTGACGCTCCATTCCACATGCAGTCTGAATCATGTACCGCTGAACCATGTGCTTTCTGTAGAATCTGTGGATCCGGGGATGAGACCTGCCGTCAGACCCACCGACAGATACGCCTTAAACCAGCAGGGTAACCCACCGTCACCCTCTGTTCAACCAGGAAGACTTCTTCCTCTCATACCTGTGTGTATCATTCTTTTATTATTGTCCtgatctctctccctctctctctctctctctctctctctctctctctctctctctctccctctctctctctctccctctctctctccctccctctgtctctctctctctccctctctctctctccctctccctccctctctctctctctctccctctctctctctctctccctctctctctctctccctctctctccctccctctgtctctctctctctccctctctctctctctctctctccctctctctccctctctctctccctccctctgtctctctctctctccctctctctctctccctctccctccctctctctctctctctccctctctctctctctctccctctctctctctctccctctctctccctccctctgtctctctctctctccctctctctctctctctctctccctctctctccctctctctctccctctctctctctccctctctctctctcgatccctctctctccctctctctctctctctctctctctctctctctctctctctccctctctctctctctccctctctctctccctccctctgtctctctctctctccctctctctctctccctctccctccctctctctctctctctccctctctctctctctctccctctctctctctctccctctctctccctccctctgtctctctctctctccctctctctctctctccctctccctccctctctctctctctctctctctctctctctctctctctctctctccccgcaGGTCCGCTGTTCTTCCTCAGCTGTTTCAGTGCAGCAGTAGGAGTGGCCTTGCTGTATTATTATGGAGGTTAGAGGGTTAATATCGAGTAGCTGTGTCACAATATCTTTTAGCCTACGGTTCTTTAACCCTTGTGTGGTCTATAGTGCGCCCTGTACTGTGGACTCCCCTCGTCCTCAAGGATCAGAAATGACCCGCTTCAATAAACCCCTCAAATCAATCAGCTTGGTGGAATTTGAAACCTGAGCTCTGTTTTTACACGAAGAAGCAGCCGGTCACTCATCGCGAACGCGCTGAATATCCGGGTTTCCTGCATGTCGGTGGACCCCGCTCCATTTCTCCTCGTTCCCGGGTCGTTTTTGACCCTTAAGGCAACACAAGGGTTGATATTTCACCCCCATcccatccccccaccccaccctttttttataatgacatttaaacaaacacaaactattCATCTTCACTTACCACTAatattttcttgtgtgtgtttagatgtaAAGGCAGCGTCGGGTTCGAGCAGCGCTCTGGGCTTCGCCGCTCTCGGGATCGGCAGGAAGGTCCGAGAGGTTCTGATCTGGTACACAGAAGACGGGCTGGGGAGATAACCTCACGCCGTTA
This region includes:
- the bicd2 gene encoding protein bicaudal D homolog 2, encoding MEQEGYPGTVLIPEAGVECLRAELERLSRELSETSRDKIRAAEYGLAVLEEKQQLQQRHEELETEHEALRHELDQLKEAYGHAHSAQRKVAEDGESREESLILESASKEAYYEQRVQELQAELRQAKTALASTQSENERLSSLALEIRENAELLELQRTRLRDDIREYKVRESRLLQDYSELEEENIGLQKQVSTLKQGQVEFEGLKHEIRRLEEETQYLNSQLEEAVRLREIGERQLSEALETVKSEREQKAALRKELTHHMTLGDSLFGGSLDGLRLGDSSEPDNDEAMRALENGLAKMSDDNEDADNISSMPKKSLVDDLLSELNICEIQKLKQQLHQVEREKVALLSSLQESQKQLAQTRGALARLSDDFGAARRVQVAKDSEKGKDSGEDGDVDYYELDIHGPEILRCKYEASVAEAGELREELKLVKAELEEIRASHEEVRARLESQVRDLSSQVCSLESDGRAERAQLARLQRELDEVNTAAGETRRTLGVAQDELASFSEELANLYHHVCVCNNETPSRVTLDFYREGKDSKDRKEGEEEKTDNESSARDARKEPMDVCVLAAMIREQMRHLQQAVERGTQLARQRLAPLELATVPDIEQAACMEEIFKLRSLLSTKREQIATLRAVLKANKQTAEVALANLKSKYANEKTIVTETMQKLRNELKALKEDAATFSSLRAMFATRCDEYVIQLDDMQRQLAAAEDEKKTLNSLLRMAIQQKLALTQRLEDLEFHNEQERRGSAAATTAATAASARAKGPFSKRMNLH
- the card19 gene encoding caspase recruitment domain family, member 19 isoform X1: MGDSFHEQLKTDSWFLKSDRRLDTELVDKIILQLNRIYPQILTDKEATKFRDLDVPTCVRLAELLTHLQEKGEEACREFYRALHLHVEDVYFSLPTRLRRRLESVDPGMRPAVRPTDRYALNQQGPLFFLSCFSAAVGVALLYYYGDVKAASGSSSALGFAALGIGRKVREVLIWYTEDGLGR
- the card19 gene encoding caspase recruitment domain family, member 19 isoform X3, producing the protein MGDSFHEQLKTDSWFLKSDRRLDTELVDKIILQLNRIYPQILTDKEATKFRDLDVPTCVRLAELLTHLQEKGEEACREFYRALHLHVEDVYFSLPTRLRRRLESVDPGMRPAVRPTDRYALNQQGPLFFLSCFSAAVGVALLYYYGVRPVLWTPLVLKDQK
- the card19 gene encoding caspase recruitment domain family, member 19 isoform X2 → MSDSFHEQLKTDSWFLKSDRRLDTELVDKIILQLNRIYPQILTDKEATKFRDLDVPTCVRLAELLTHLQEKGEEACREFYRALHLHVEDVYFSLPTRLRRRLESVDPGMRPAVRPTDRYALNQQGPLFFLSCFSAAVGVALLYYYGDVKAASGSSSALGFAALGIGRKVREVLIWYTEDGLGR